GTGAATGTAGGGATTgtaaaacgtttaagcaaacaaccggaacgatgatcccgctggtgtacgttggatcaatagtgatctaatcggcttcacatataaaatgaagaaaataaaagcagaagtcgacacaacgtagaaggatcttttttgtaggtgtactatatttcggctggccaaaccagccttcttcaggtacaatgataattttacattggtacgtgatttttatgttgcatgttgtgtaataaccggaaataagtaaaaataattgacagtgtaaactaaagataagtataaggtgaaaaaataatgaaataacatgataagaggtaacaatattaataaaggAAATCTGTATGGTGATCCCTTTATGGCTGTAGTTGACTTGGTAGAGATGTCGGTCGAACCATATGATGATATGACACGAGGATGAAAGGAACCAATGCAAATTCTCCATGAGACGATGTCGATGCCCATGTTAGTGAAGAGAATAGCAGGTAAAATCGGATCTGTTAGAAGATCTACGGTTGCAATTCAAAATGACTATAAAACGAATTGGGATTGTGTGTTTTGTGGGGTCTTACTTAATCCAACTGAATTCATTTATGTAAACAAATGTGCATTTTCATAAAAagcaattaattattttcattctgCCTTGTGCCATTTGTAGTgaatgctttgttttcttgttctcTAAGGGATCAATGAACAGAACTCGTCCTTACTCCTTCAAGATGGTATCAGTATACGGCAAATCATATCTGAAGGTCAAGCGTCGACAAGGCAAGAAATTTTCATAAATATTGACAATTTTTATCGCACAAGTTGCTCCAGATTTTATAATGGCACAGCAATTCGTGTTGGTGACTTGAAGTTGTTGATGGCTGTGCACAATCACAGGTAGTATAAGCcataggcgtagccaggatttttcaaagggggtgggggtcacactgtgtcaaagtgagggtactcaccagattgtcatgtcgattaaaaaaaaaagtttaaaaaaaaagcctttttaactatggccaagatatcgtcatggcatttttgcCACTTGTTgaaggttgtttggttaaaaaaagcTTGCGAAAGGGGGatcacgggcaccccaggaccccccttTGGCTACGCCCTTGTATAAGCCTCTTGAATTATTTCccaggaaaaaggaaaaaaaactaaaaaggtGACAGTGAGTGGATCTTATCGATGAATTGAACTATTAAAGTCCTTCACTTTCGGAAGCCAATGTTTAAGAGCCACCGTGGCCGAGTGGTGAGAGCGCCCAGGTGATCTCTACAACGTAACTCCACTCTAAATATGAGCATGGCATATATATATCACCCTATCTATGACGatgtttttgaacatttgttCTCGCAAGAGATTGTGCTTAACTCGATAGGAGCGTCTGTCGTACGGGTAAGTTCATTGGGGGAAAAATCGTCTTCTTAGCCCTTCGAATTCCAATCACTAGCGCGAAGCATGTGTTATAAAGAGAGAAAATCCCCTTCGGGGGCATTTGAAAATTATATGTGAGCCTCATAATCATGACACAGACGACGAAACGTCAAAACTTCATAACTTCGCTCTTTCAGGTTGAGGAGCTCGTGGATATCAACCAGAAACTCCCAGATGAAGTAAAGAAACTCCGAGGGAGGTTGAGGAAATTTCAAAAGACTTTGATCCTTCCCTTGAAAAGACCCTCTGATCCAAAGGCACGAGAAACAGCGAGAGAAAAAAGTTATTGGAACTCATGGAAAGGTGAGGCCGTCTTAGAAGTGAACCagctctattttttttttagaaatagAAAGCAAATTGGAATTCTTTTCTGTTTCTGATAAAACCACAATGGcttgagaaaaagagtttACACAGCGCTACTTTGTCGTAACTATAATGTGCGCAATGATACCAAAGGGATACCAAAGGGCTGGACGGCACTTGTCGCTCTCAAAATATCGTTATTTGTattaaaaagggaaaaaataaagCGGTAATGGCGACACCACAGGATAGTGTAAGCGTGTGTTGGCCTTCCATTAAACCTTTTGGGATGGAAATATTCCAAATGTGAACTCGAAATTCCCTCTGTTGTAGTCAAGATGGGAAGTCGAAATTCGAACTCTCCTTTGCAAACTCGCTTGATATGTAGTTCATCTTACATGATTGAATGAGGAGCCCTGTTTGATGTTCAGAACTGCCTTTCATTTCCTTAATGGCTAGACAGATAAGTCATATTAAAGGTCGAGATTCGTTTTTTGAATTCAAACTTCTTTTTGGAGACATGAACTGTCACGATTGAAAGTCTCTTTTGGAAATACGaaatgaaagttttgttttcaaattacatTATGTTACTTGATATTCTCGTGATACTTGCCGAATTACGCAGTGCTATCCTGTGACACCCTCCGTGATAATTCACTTTCTCGGGATTTGAAGTCAGTCTTCCCGTTTCTAAAGATGAGTTTAAATTTCCTGAATATTTTCGTCGTACCGTTTGCTTTGCTTGCTTGCGGAATTAGTGGTGCCCCTTTAAACATTTTGCTTGTCGTCATTGATGATTTTGGATGGAGCGATGTAGGATTTCATGGTACAAAAATAGCAACACCGAACATGGATAAACTTGCATCCGAAGGGGTCATCTTGGATAACTATTATGTGCAACCGATTTGTACACCGACAAGAAGTGCTCTCCTTTCGGGAAGATACCCAATACACACAGGTATGTTAACTTCAGCATTGTCATTAAAAATGAGGTCAAAAAAGTCTTTGACAAAAGTTCACAtaatcttcttcttattcCATCGTGTTCGAGTCTTTAATCAACCGTGACCCTTACTTCTTTTTAACAGGCTTACAGCGTGGGGTGATACACCCTGAAGAGCCTTATGGGCTGCCTCTTAACTTTACTATTTTGCCACAAAAACTCAAGGAAGCAGGTAAATGTTTCAAAGTTGTTCACATCAACGGTACAACCACTGAAATGCCGGTTCTCATATGTTCCGAAATATTTCATTACCTGAAATAGACAGTTAGTTTTACTCACGCCTTTGGGTAAAAACGATTGTTTCTTACGTTTTGAAGACGACGGCTGGCATCCAAGATGATTAGTTACtgcctttgcagaaaaaaattgtcgaaTGAAAAGGTGCTCAAAGCAAAAAAGGACAGCTCAGGACATTGAGGAAACACTTCAAATATTTCTACAATCAATTTGAATGATGCTGTTATCATTCTTGGCGTATGttgaaattatttaattatatttttttgtaatgtgTTCTATCGGGCAGGATATTCCACACACATGGTTGGAAAGTGGCACCTTGGTTTCTTCGAATGGCCGTACACACCCACATATCGAGGCTATGATTCATTTTATGGCTTTTATTCTGGTGCTGAAGATCATTTCCAGCACGATAGAATGGGTGTTGTCGATCTTCATGATAACAAAGAACCTGTCAGAGATATGGGAGGCGTATATTCTGCCAGGCTTTTCGCTAAGGTACGTTGAAGTTCATTCAAAagcttgaagaaaaaaagggtttCGTTTATgaagtgttttgaaagcaGAGAAGAAATATTTGTGGGCAAGAGGCATGAGCACGAGTAGCAAACGGTCTAAATTTGAGATTGGACACGGtattcacttttatttttttgtctcaaCAGCAAGCGCAGCATGTAATACTATCCCATAATGCCTCAAAACCCCTGTTTTTGTACCTACCTTTTCAAAACGTTCATGGCCCAACACAGGCACCCCAGGAGTACGTGGACAAATACCAGTTTATTGATGATCATGAGCGACGACACTATGCTGCAATGGTGGATATTGTTGACGAAGCAATAGGGAATGTTACTGAAACAATGAAGCAGGCTGGGTGAGTAGGCTTGTGTAACAAGAATGTTATCACTTAAAAATCTGATCTTTCTGTGTTCTCAAGCCAGACACCCAACTCCCTTACGTTCAAATGTTGTTTGCCCTTCTTGTAAGCTTATTTATTCGCATAATGTCAGCACAAGCAATACTCATTATAAccctcgtttctttttttttttcaagtttatgGGACAGCACTCTACTTATTGTATCTACTGATAATGGTGGCATTCCGTCACGAGGTGGCTACAACTGGCCACTCCGTGGTCACAAGGCCAGCCTTTGGGAGGGAGGGGTCAGAGGTGTTGGCTTTGTTCACGGGAAAATGCTACAAAAGACTGGAATAAAGTGCAAAGAGCTTTTACACGTGACTGATTGGTATCCAACCCTCCTCTACTTAGCAGGTGAAcggcactttttttcacatatattttaattgcATTTAATGAACACTCTCTGCATTTAATGAACGCCTGAATCAATAATTTAACTGCATTTCGTTTCATAATTAAACCTAAAAGGGCCAAGATTGTTTTCGAGGAGATGGTAATATTGTTTCATATACGTGTAAATATAATTCACGTTCAACCAATGAAGAAATAttactttccttttttcaacgttaaaatgtttaaaaactCTTGTAAGGTATCAAGGAGGATTCGTCCGTTCCTCCGTTGGATGGTTTCAACATTTGGCACAGTACATCAGAAGGTGCACCGTCACCCAGGGAGGAGATTCTTCACAACATCGATGACTCAGGTGTAGCAATTCGTTCGGGTGACATGAAGTTGTTGATGAATGTTGATAATCTCACGTGGTACAAGCCACCAGAGCTATCCCAAGGATTCGATGAACAAGTTGATGAGGTATTCCATAAACAAAAAGCACTCGTAaatattagggacctttagattctaggacgaggacgagaacaaGAACGAGTGCGAGATTGATTGCCcgttttagcgaaaatacttagaaaatttataacccgAACAAAtaatcttactctttgtttgcAGTATAGGTAGCTCAGTTATTCtgattgctggtaactgagccttttcgCTGATCGAGAAATTCCAAAACTACTATCGTGTTCTTGATTTGCTTTGTCACGACAACAGTTTTGCAAACCCTCGCACTAAAACGACGACGGTACCACGTTGTTCCCGCCAAAgtgacgctggtttgcgcgcgctcaatgttgtgctgttagaaaatctcgtactcgtagtcgttttcGTCCTGAAAGCGAATTTGGAGGACTTGTGATTGTGTCTGATTGTGTAGGGCTAGGGGAGCCATGCTATTGGTGAAAAAGTGGTGATGTGAACATGTGAATACGAGTTGAACGAGAAGTGTTAATTGAATCCATGAGGGTTAAAGGTGCCGAGTTGAAAGATAAGTTCGAGGTTTTTACGGCTATATTTTCCCAAGCTTGACGAGTTAAGATGGCAGGCATTAGTGGTAGCAATAGCTATGGAGCATTCAATACACTCCCTTCCGCACTCATGCAAAGAATTAGCaactaaaacaactaaacTTAAACGATGATCAATGACTGCAATGCATGAGGCTCagatagagcggttttcaaatgactgtcgaaaaaccaataccagagtaattactctgaccaatcacaacaggaccCGTATCCACGTGATTAGGTTGACCATCAAGAACTACACACGACTTTATTTAACTACAAAAAGGGGACTACATTGATTGTGTTTGGTTTGGTCATTTTTCTTAGGTTTTATTCCTACTTTATGATGCCAGCTAAGTACAAATTCATTTATTAAGTCATAATTTCGTCACCAGAAATTTGGTAGCAAAGTAACTGTTGCCCTCTTTAATATTACCGCGGATCCAAACGAATACAGAGATCTTACAATGAAACTACCAGAGGAGGTAAAGAAGCTGCAGGATAGAGTGAAATATTACATGAAGGGGGTTGTGCCACCAGGAAAAAAACCAGCTGACCGAAAGGCTCTACAGATGGCGCGCAAGAAGGGTTACTGGGGACCGTGGAAGAgctaaaatttaacaaattttgtTGCGTCGGTCCTCTTATTGAGGATAAATtgcgtcataacattgtcaaagtggCTGTGGAAATCACAAGCCATAGGCAATGTTGTGACTCAATTCATCTTCAATAAGAGGATAGACACTTGAAAAACTGACCTCAAATTGTTTTTTACATTAACAATACCCccaaaattgttcattcattCTCTGCCCGGTTAAAATGAGGGGGAAAGACACATTAAACAGCCGTTAACATGacttttattgaaattgaCGCGAACATTGTCAATAGCTTTTCACGCTTTCTTATTGGCTACTAACCCTAAAGTTTTAATGGTTGAAAAGTTGACAGTTTGTCTTTACTCTTgttgatgacaaaaattagccaTTGAGCGCGCGAGTATTTAGTGTTATTGgatattgtaaaataaaagtcTGACATGGAGCTTTAATCGAATGAAAATGATAACTTTCTAATGAGGAAAGATTTTTTGAaagagtgattttttttccttatctAATGAGAAGTAACTTAAAATAAAGATGGCTGATCTTGACTTGATCTCATTCGTTTGCCCTGTtgtcgcattctgattggctaatttgttttttctcagtgtttgTTGTTATTGGTTGTCGTGAAAATACATTTGATGCCTGTTGTTTTTGTAACTATCAGTTGAAAACAGTTCTTAAGTCTGTTTATGTAATCATATGACTGTCAATGTTGtgataaaacaacaaacattCTCAgtgtaaacaaattttcatatgaCACTATTGCTATGTAGCAAATGCAGCACTGTATTCTGAAAAGTAACGTAGAGTTTATCAACTCGTAGTCAAAGAAGTAAAAGAATCTGAAACTGTTTGCATAGAACATCAATGCCTCATTAGAAAGCTGAGATGCTTTTTCTTGAGGCCCGTTGCTCGTGTAATGCCATTTCTGCATTAGTGCTATAACTCAACTGCACTATACATAAATATACAAAGGTGTTTGTTTCAACAAGTTGGAGCTTTATTCAATAGCCTCTTTGCAAACCCTTTCACATAGTTAACTATTCACTTTAATATTGACGTTATTCCCTTTTCAAACCCCTCTTAAAATTTACAAGAAGGAACCACTGACACAGAATTCAGTTAAGGACATTGTGGAGATCACCTTGGTCCAGTCATTACGTAAAGATCGTTTGTTGTTCGGTGTTTTTGCTACTAATCATGTCTTTTTGTATTCATGTTTACAGTCGATTTCTGGAAAATCAGAAATCGGAGGCTTAATCGATTTCTCAGATAGGTTTCTTCGTCCGTCTTATCCTTCAACACTGAATGTCGTCtacacagtttttttttaattgaatggAAATCGGCAGAAAGTTCAAAACACAATGTGTGGACACATTATGACACAAACtttaagtttgttttgtttgctgatCAGGATGATTTTAAAACGAGCTCATGAAACATCGTGTTTACTGACCATAAACAAAccaaagttgtcatttttttgcttttctggAGTATTCCTTGCGTATGGAAACAAATCGGCAATGTCAAGTTCCTCGTCTGTTGTTATGTCTTTGGTATATCGGGGTTTCACCTGGACGTATAATTTATCTCCCTCTGAAAGATAGGCTAGTCCATTTAAGTTTACATCGTGGTAATGGTTAAAAGTTGCATTCGACGcttgaaaacttttgaaattcgTTGAGAATAAAATCTTGTTCCCCATTTTGATGGAAACTACCTCGATGTACTTTAGTTTCACTCTCAAGTTGCAGTAAATGTAGTAAACACCCTTCTGAGAAATGTAAATGATTTCGTTATCCCCAAGAAAATCGATATTCTTAGTCACCTGCTTATCATCATCTCCCCATGAAAGATTCTTTGACGTTTCtggaagtaaaaaataactgaagTATTACTTTATAGGTCTTTTTATATACTGAAATGAAGAAATGCCAGTGATGTAGTCATTTTCCTAGGAAATATTGAAACGGCTGGGTGCGTAGATTAATTCATCAAGGAAACCATTCCTCTGAGCACAAACGTGTTTCCGACTATCGTTTCTCTCCGCCGCTAAATTGAGAGCTTAggcaagcgacgtttttgagccactgACGGAAACCAAAAGTGAACGTTTCGCAGGGCAGGACATTAGTTTCTcgcagattttcaaactagtCATCTCAACGAGTGATAAGATACTTAGCAATACAAATGTGGTAGTATGAAGGCAttttaaataggaaaacaagTCACTTCTGATTGTTCTCCGTAGCTCAAAACCTTTGCGAGCCTAGGTTTCCTTTTACGGTGACAAAAAGCAGCCGGAAATACTTTTGTGTTCGCAGGCTGGTTGGTGGATGCCTTCTCCTTTTAATTGGTTTCTGAGTCTTATCTGTAAGTCTTTTCTCTCTGAACACGCCCGCGCGTCAGTCTGCAAATTCTTAAATGGCACTGGCCAAGCAAAGATTCTGTGCTGTCCACAATTAATTCAAGACCAATTATTGAACATTCGGATTGAAGAAGGGAGGAGAGGAAGCGCCCTTCTCGTGCCCAGATTTCGCAAAGCCATTTTTCAGCTCGCCTGTCTTTATTTTCGCATCGCACTCGAAAGGCTAAAGCGGGCCAAGGAAGGACTCTTTCGTAGTCTAGGACAAAGAAGGATTTGATCGCCATTTGTTTTGCAACTTCATAAATTGAGACCTCAAACCTGGGGCATTGCGCCAGCTCGAAATAACTTCATCAGGAATGCCGTGGACATGGATGCtatctaagaaaaaaaaaaagaattaaagtGAGCgagaacatttctcaaaatcTTATTTCTTGATCAACATCTATCTTTGATAATAAATCGATATTCGCTTTACATGATCGATCATGTCGACTCCTATGCTACAACAACGTACAAGTGTAACATTCTTGAAGAAAGGAATACCTTGGTCCTGCGGCGGTATGCATTTCCTTACATTTGTACAATTAGACAACTGTTCtgcaagaaacaaacaaagtaaaatggaaaatgatttCGTAGACCTGTGCAACACCAAGGAAACTCATTAGCTTTTGACAAGAAGTAAGACTTGATCAAGCCACCGGAACAATGATAATCAATGCCTGGAATTGTCTAGAAATTGTAAGGGTTGAATTAAATGTAAGTTCTGATAAATAAGAAAAGCCACGAGACCATAATACACCAAAATAATAAAGTAGCTCTCTTACAACCCAAGATCCAAATTATTTACTCAGTTTTGAAAGCTCTCCACACAGCCGTCGAGTTATTTGGCAAATGAATTGAAAGTAAATTTGTTGGAAGGTTGGGTTTCTTGTAGCAGAAAACTCCAAATAGAAGTAGGTCAACGTCGAGTTCGCCACTTTCAATACTATTTCTTCCCTGCTCTAACACAGACAAGCAAACATCTCAGAGAGAAGCAAAGTAAGATCTTATATTTGTCGTTAAACGTTCGGCTCAATGGGTTAAAACGCAGAACGATGAGTTGTGCACCTTTAAAATTCTTACCTCTGATAAACTTGTggcagcattttttttctttttttcgacACCCTTGGTGTTCACTTTTGCCTGTACAAAGCCAAAAGTTtggataaattaaaataaataaaagtatAAAAAAAGTAAGGAAACCAAATACGTCTACAGTTCCTTGCGAGTCTTAAATGCCCTTTTCAGCTTCCTAAAAATATCGATTTGGCATAAAATACCCTTTTAGAGGATTTTATAGTAGTCAAGACTTGAATAACATTTTTGAAAACACGGAGAGAACTACTCGACATTAATGGATTATCTGACGCCATAAATTGAGCCGCCTGATTAATTACCTAATTGGAATAGCCCTTCGTCTATGGGGGCTGTTCATAAGACCTCTTATATTAAAGATTGCCATATTGTAGCTTAATTCAATCCCTTTAACTGGTAAATCGAATTTTCTCCCTTCCGTAAGTGCTGAATCGTGGGCCATTTTGCCGCTTATCGGTCTGTTTGTTCAGCGGAAATCGTTGAATTGACAATTGACGCCCTGACAGTACATGCAGCGTGCATTCAAAGCTGGCAAAACACCAACTGACTTGAACCACTAAGAACTTATTGTCGGATCATCTATTTAGTAATTAACACCTAGGAGGAACATTGAAGATCTCAATTCCCGGCATTTATTTATCTTGTTGCTCGATTGGTTTTGGGTGGAGCTGAAGATCTTATATGAGCTTCGCTCAATGGATGAAGTGTAGTAAAGAAGTGTTAAACATTGAGAAATGAGCTAATAACTTGACATCTGTCGACGGACCATTCGCACGTTTGCATCCCTCATCCTCAATTTTTTGCCTTGAAGGGGACTTCAGCTCAAATCGATAATTAAATgttaaattataaaattataaatgcATCGTCGATTattaaattatattattaacaaCTGCACCTTTCGGGCAATGAAATCCTGGGCGTAGTGTTATCGAGAGATGAGTTTGAAAGGGAACGAAACTGATTCAAAAAGGAAGTTATGTTAGTTTTGGGATCCAATACGAAACACATCCAAGTCACGAAACGGGGTTTTGGATAGTAATGATAACTGGAAATAAATAATGCAGCTATGAGAAGTTAGAGCACGAATTTTTGAACCCAATTGCTTAAAACAGAGTAGAGTACAAAGATTTGTGGCATCCACAAACCTTAACTCATGCAgagttgtaaataattacGGTTGCGTTTTTATTAGGTCAACCAAGTCGATTCAGCCTTGAAAGTGTGTGAGTTTCAGCTTTGTGTGGTGTTAAGTATAAATTAGAGGAAATCCGGATAAAAGAATCTTTATGTTAAGAATCCAGttacaacaaaaatgaacaaactcGACTTAGTGCAGTTGATACTTGCAAGACGACGCTTCATACCTGGAAACTAAGTAGAAGAATTGTTTCTCGTTTTAATTAAGGTGGGACAGAGATCTAACATAAATATCCGTCTCACACGAAATGAGAAAAATCCGAAATTCATTACCATGATCcaaaattgaattaattttgttaaaaaaaaagatgctgTCGTTCTAATTCGAGCTGACCTTTCATGGGTCCAGTCATTAGAACGTCTAACTTAGgagggacaaaaaaaaaaacgtgtgaTGTTTTTGCCTGATGGTTTCGTCAGGAAGGTTCCACTTCCGTGGAAAATTCAACACTACTCAAGGTTTTAATTGATCcaggaattttaatttttcctttatgtTATTTTAATGATCGCTATTCACAAGAGAAAGCCATAGTAATGATATTTCCTTCCTGAGAAAAGCTAATTATTTCTGCTGAAAGGAAGACCCCTTCTTTATTTAATTGCATTGCATAGTACGTAAAATTTCCCAGTGTCATTTCTCATTGGGCCTTTCaaggaaagaaacaaacaagcaatgATAATTACTGTACTGATAAGTATTGGAATAACCTAAAAGACAATAACTGAAATCATGTTTGAAATCAGACCAAAAGATTCTTTTTTAATatccattttaaaaacatgcCAATCACACAGATTAACTCTAGGATGATCTAGTCAATCATTTCCTATCCTTCATAGTTTCTGAGATAGTTA
This sequence is a window from Acropora palmata chromosome 9, jaAcrPala1.3, whole genome shotgun sequence. Protein-coding genes within it:
- the LOC141892404 gene encoding arylsulfatase B-like isoform X1 translates to MSLNFLNIFVVPFALLACGISGAPLNILLVVIDDFGWSDVGFHGTKIATPNMDKLASEGVILDNYYVQPICTPTRSALLSGRYPIHTGLQRGVIHPEEPYGLPLNFTILPQKLKEAGYSTHMVGKWHLGFFEWPYTPTYRGYDSFYGFYSGAEDHFQHDRMGVVDLHDNKEPVRDMGGVYSARLFAKQAQHVILSHNASKPLFLYLPFQNVHGPTQAPQEYVDKYQFIDDHERRHYAAMVDIVDEAIGNVTETMKQAGLWDSTLLIVSTDNGGIPSRGGYNWPLRGHKASLWEGGVRGVGFVHGKMLQKTGIKCKELLHVTDWYPTLLYLAGIKEDSSVPPLDGFNIWHSTSEGAPSPREEILHNIDDSGVAIRSGDMKLLMNVDNLTWYKPPELSQGFDEQVDEKFGSKVTVALFNITADPNEYRDLTMKLPEEVKKLQDRVKYYMKGVVPPGKKPADRKALQMARKKGYWGPWKS
- the LOC141892404 gene encoding arylsulfatase B-like isoform X2, with protein sequence MSLNFLNIFVVPFALLACGISGAPLNILLVVIDDFGWSDVGFHGTKIATPNMDKLASEGVILDNYYVQPICTPTRSALLSGRYPIHTGLQRGVIHPEEPYGLPLNFTILPQKLKEAGYSTHMVGKWHLGFFEWPYTPTYRGYDSFYGFYSGAEDHFQHDRMGVVDLHDNKEPVRDMGGVYSARLFAKQAQHVILSHNASKPLFLYLPFQNVHGPTQAPQEYVDKYQFIDDHERRHYAAMVDIVDEAIGNVTETMKQAGLWDSTLLIVSTDNGGIPSRGGYNWPLRGHKASLWEGGVRGVGFVHGKMLQKTGIKCKELLHVTDWYPTLLYLAGIKEDSSVPPLDGFNIWHSTSEGAPSPREEILHNIDDSGVAIRSGDMKLLMNVDNLTWYKPPELSQGFDEQVDEVLFLLYDAS
- the LOC141892430 gene encoding uncharacterized protein LOC141892430, coding for MTGERLEISSPLSKFCRCSHIVVGLVFTVILFVVLLEVITLSKDVDESRRLSRGLSSDLLQIKEENKNLRKQLGDMKETLEGILREKWISVQKGSPVRKRRNDEVRRKSEHQGCRKKEKKCCHKFIREQLSNCTNVRKCIPPQDQDSIHVHGIPDEVISSWRNAPETSKNLSWGDDDKQVTKNIDFLGDNEIIYISQKGVYYIYCNLRVKLKYIEVVSIKMGNKILFSTNFKSFQASNATFNHYHDVNLNGLAYLSEGDKLYVQVKPRYTKDITTDEELDIADLFPYARNTPEKQKNDNFGLFMVSKHDVS